In a single window of the Roseiconus lacunae genome:
- a CDS encoding histone deacetylase family protein, with protein MTLLYQDPRFRLHDTGNHPECAARTELAENHLASLGKGDGIERQTWQPASPEQIGLIHKPYYMEKVRDFASRGGGRIETDTVVCPESFDIALLAAGAVCDAVEKVVHGVDERAFCFVRPPGHHALAGAPMGFCLFNNVAIGARFAIEQLQLDRVLIVDWDVHHGNGTQDVFWEDPRVGFFSIHRWPFYPGTGDEEETGSGNGLGTTVNVPVSFGTTPQDYLDLFRSRLETFATAFKPQLVLVSAGFDCHRDDPIGSLGLGEEDFQPLTETVIEIAKSFADGKVVSAQEGGYDPQAMLDCVRVHVDSLRNQP; from the coding sequence ATGACGCTGCTGTATCAGGATCCCCGGTTCCGACTTCATGACACGGGCAACCACCCCGAATGTGCGGCGCGAACCGAACTCGCCGAAAACCACCTCGCGTCGCTTGGAAAAGGTGACGGAATTGAACGCCAGACATGGCAGCCCGCATCTCCCGAGCAAATTGGTCTGATCCACAAGCCGTACTACATGGAAAAAGTGCGGGATTTCGCTTCACGCGGCGGCGGGCGGATCGAAACGGATACGGTTGTGTGTCCTGAATCTTTTGATATCGCGCTTTTGGCCGCCGGCGCAGTCTGTGATGCGGTCGAAAAAGTGGTCCACGGAGTCGATGAGCGCGCATTTTGTTTCGTGCGTCCGCCTGGCCATCATGCACTTGCCGGCGCCCCGATGGGTTTTTGTTTGTTCAACAACGTCGCCATTGGTGCTAGATTTGCAATCGAGCAACTTCAACTCGATCGTGTTTTGATCGTCGACTGGGATGTACATCACGGCAATGGAACTCAAGATGTTTTCTGGGAAGATCCCCGTGTCGGATTCTTTTCAATTCACCGTTGGCCGTTTTATCCCGGAACTGGTGACGAAGAGGAGACCGGCAGTGGGAACGGCCTGGGAACCACTGTCAACGTGCCCGTTTCGTTTGGAACCACACCGCAAGACTACCTCGACCTATTCCGGTCACGGCTCGAAACATTCGCCACAGCATTCAAGCCACAATTGGTACTGGTCAGTGCGGGGTTTGATTGCCATCGCGACGATCCGATCGGGTCGTTGGGGCTCGGCGAAGAAGATTTTCAGCCGTTGACCGAAACGGTGATCGAAATTGCAAAGAGCTTTGCCGACGGAAAAGTCGTTTCTGCTCAAGAAGGCGGCTATGATCCGCAAGCAATGCTCGACTGTGTCAGAGTCCACGTCGATTCACTGCGTAATCAACCATGA
- a CDS encoding DUF6666 family protein — protein sequence MNGSCEYDEPWQAACDAVPRDDSIGWFDELYIRLAFDGSKQPQDFGVNAVAGGQATMNLGLPLLRQAGIGIQAGTSITATSNAVRVYELVGETTGRTQSFTTLGLFQRLDSGWAWGVVHDFLHEDYYDDFNLGQWRIRSTYDLNDYNQIGVTAMLRSYDDIGTFGAATNVRLKSIDQLQFAWRHYWQSSAQTAIWVGLADEHSEDNAVTGFAPAKDESFLFGADVLMPLTPSLAIFGETNIITPIDTGTVDAYLGIQWYPGSRAYSARRGRYSPLFEVASPVSMAADLIRL from the coding sequence ATGAACGGCTCATGCGAATATGACGAACCTTGGCAGGCCGCATGTGACGCTGTCCCGCGTGATGACTCGATTGGTTGGTTCGATGAGCTTTACATTCGGTTAGCGTTCGACGGTTCGAAGCAACCTCAGGACTTTGGAGTCAATGCAGTCGCTGGTGGCCAAGCAACGATGAACCTTGGTCTGCCTCTTCTTCGTCAGGCGGGAATTGGGATCCAAGCTGGAACCAGTATCACGGCTACTTCGAATGCGGTGCGGGTCTATGAGCTTGTCGGTGAGACCACCGGACGCACGCAGAGTTTTACAACGTTGGGGCTCTTTCAAAGATTGGATTCAGGCTGGGCTTGGGGCGTCGTGCACGACTTTCTACATGAAGACTACTACGACGATTTTAATTTAGGCCAATGGCGGATTCGATCGACCTATGATCTGAACGATTACAACCAAATCGGCGTGACCGCGATGCTCCGGTCTTATGATGACATTGGAACATTCGGGGCGGCGACGAACGTCCGACTGAAGTCCATCGATCAACTTCAGTTTGCGTGGCGACACTACTGGCAAAGCAGCGCTCAAACGGCGATCTGGGTAGGGCTCGCCGACGAGCATAGTGAAGACAACGCGGTGACAGGATTTGCCCCAGCCAAAGACGAATCCTTTTTGTTCGGTGCAGATGTCTTGATGCCGCTAACCCCTTCGTTGGCGATTTTTGGTGAAACCAATATCATTACGCCGATCGATACCGGGACGGTCGATGCCTACCTCGGGATTCAGTGGTATCCGGGCAGCCGAGCCTATTCGGCTCGACGTGGTCGATACAGCCCGCTCTTCGAAGTTGCCTCCCCGGTCAGTATGGCCGCCGACCTGATTCGCCTGTAG
- a CDS encoding hybrid sensor histidine kinase/response regulator: MPNEGNDLDAQSLELRLRKATTGFIVFGVVLLGSLEFLFSGQIFLTAVVLGAIAWWLQRCQCAALEQAYRNAVRLEAANEKLRQEQTRLRRTIQAAPVAMIMVDQQGRIALSNDATERLFGYSQEEMNGQPVQMLMPNRFREQHPDKVKGFFRDPSARRMAAGRKLLALRKDGHEVPVEVGLAPIETATGTMVLGALVDVTEAVETNAALQESESRFRITADSSPISMWICDIETKCVWLNRQWLQYCGAKLEDHVDEGWLTAVHPNDRHLCSEIYLRAFENKEPFDLEYRLRRHDGQYRWHRAFGQPRFSDAGAFLGYVGVSIDEHDERRLRDELLRSNNSLVASEQKAQSAVRAKADFLANMSHEIRTPMNAIIGLTEIVLQSNLSDLQRDYLSTVFDSAESLLQVINDILDFSKIEAGKLELQHVDFAIRDTVSDVLRAFALKTQTKALELTCRCDNDVPNYVIGDPGRLRQILVNLIGNAVKFTTQGHVLVNVSVVAGSPVTTDLITLEFCVEDSGVGIPEDKIQTIFDKFEQVDGSSTRKHGGTGLGLAITSKLVEAMNGELGVESVFGKGSAFQFTAQFGRCEKTPTQSWREVVSKLKSTKILVVDDSPVNLAILTEMLATYTDQIDAAESGFEALSVISMAQAKNDPYRLIISDVVMEGMDGYQLAKTIQYEVKAPPPVILLTSSFDSGDLRPFDDQSVAGRLMKPVNQSELLELIIRALGLAEPLKENEVEAVSDESNTSPRNLRVLLAEDSFPNQKLALAVLDAAGHQTMVAHNGREAVEAVERHVFDVILMDIQMPELDGFQATAKIRSYESKLGNRTPIIAMTAHALAGDKEKCLNAGMDDYVSKPVRPNELFAAMNRVVEVEQPEMLLEETSGHQTLTYHPPNHDIKIPWNQLLCHVAGNEDTLLEIVQAYLDEMVDVVPRIDRAIIEADATTVCKQAHKLKNVMRYFRRTDETEWAQAIESRGAEGELEDIGDDWQRLQQAATDLRVVLDDYLALPHEAFDRNEKTNHVNNSP; this comes from the coding sequence ATGCCAAACGAAGGAAACGATCTCGACGCGCAATCACTCGAATTGAGGTTGCGCAAAGCGACAACCGGATTCATTGTTTTCGGGGTTGTTTTACTGGGGTCGCTCGAGTTTCTCTTTAGCGGCCAAATTTTTCTGACTGCCGTGGTCTTGGGGGCTATCGCGTGGTGGTTGCAACGTTGCCAGTGCGCCGCCCTAGAGCAAGCCTATCGAAATGCGGTCCGGCTGGAAGCGGCGAACGAAAAGTTGCGTCAAGAACAGACGAGACTACGGCGGACCATTCAAGCGGCCCCGGTTGCGATGATCATGGTCGACCAACAAGGACGCATCGCATTGTCAAACGATGCGACCGAGCGTCTGTTTGGCTATTCGCAAGAAGAGATGAATGGTCAACCGGTTCAAATGCTAATGCCCAATCGGTTTCGAGAGCAGCATCCTGATAAAGTCAAAGGATTCTTTCGTGATCCATCGGCCCGACGGATGGCTGCCGGCCGGAAGCTATTGGCTCTCCGAAAAGACGGGCACGAAGTTCCGGTCGAAGTCGGTCTTGCACCGATCGAAACCGCAACGGGAACCATGGTCTTGGGAGCGTTGGTTGATGTGACCGAAGCGGTCGAAACCAATGCAGCACTACAAGAGAGCGAGAGCCGATTTCGGATTACCGCTGACTCCAGTCCGATCAGCATGTGGATTTGTGATATCGAAACCAAATGTGTCTGGCTGAATCGACAGTGGCTTCAGTACTGTGGGGCGAAGCTCGAAGATCACGTAGATGAAGGATGGTTGACCGCAGTCCACCCCAACGATCGACATTTATGTTCAGAAATCTATCTGCGTGCTTTCGAAAATAAAGAGCCGTTTGACTTGGAATACCGATTGCGACGTCACGACGGTCAGTACCGCTGGCACCGCGCGTTCGGACAACCTCGATTCAGTGATGCGGGGGCATTTCTTGGTTACGTTGGTGTCAGCATCGACGAACATGACGAGCGCCGGTTGCGTGACGAACTGCTGCGTTCCAACAATTCGTTAGTCGCATCAGAACAGAAAGCGCAATCGGCGGTCAGAGCCAAAGCTGATTTTCTGGCCAACATGAGTCATGAAATTCGTACGCCTATGAATGCGATCATCGGTTTGACCGAGATCGTATTGCAATCGAACTTGAGTGACCTCCAACGCGATTACTTGTCGACGGTGTTTGATTCTGCGGAATCATTGCTTCAAGTGATCAATGATATCTTGGACTTTTCCAAGATCGAAGCCGGAAAACTAGAGTTGCAGCATGTCGACTTTGCGATTCGAGACACCGTCAGCGATGTATTGAGGGCGTTCGCACTAAAGACTCAAACGAAAGCTCTCGAATTGACCTGTCGGTGTGACAATGATGTGCCTAACTACGTGATCGGTGACCCGGGGCGATTGCGACAGATCTTGGTGAACCTGATTGGCAACGCCGTCAAATTCACAACTCAGGGACATGTCCTGGTCAATGTGAGCGTGGTGGCCGGATCACCTGTCACGACCGACCTGATCACACTTGAATTCTGTGTCGAAGATAGTGGGGTTGGAATCCCCGAAGATAAGATCCAAACCATTTTTGATAAGTTCGAACAAGTCGATGGATCGTCGACACGCAAGCATGGAGGAACCGGTCTTGGGCTTGCCATCACATCAAAACTTGTCGAAGCGATGAATGGTGAGCTTGGTGTCGAAAGTGTGTTCGGCAAAGGTAGCGCATTTCAATTCACCGCCCAATTTGGTCGTTGCGAAAAAACGCCGACACAGTCATGGCGAGAGGTCGTATCGAAACTCAAATCCACAAAGATTTTGGTCGTCGATGATTCTCCTGTGAACCTGGCAATTCTTACGGAGATGCTTGCGACCTATACAGACCAAATTGACGCAGCCGAAAGTGGTTTCGAAGCTCTCTCGGTTATCAGCATGGCCCAGGCTAAAAATGATCCCTATCGCCTGATCATTTCTGATGTCGTCATGGAAGGAATGGATGGCTATCAGCTTGCCAAAACCATTCAATACGAAGTCAAAGCACCCCCGCCGGTCATCCTGCTGACCTCATCATTCGATTCCGGTGATCTGCGGCCATTCGATGACCAATCAGTCGCCGGACGTTTAATGAAGCCTGTCAATCAATCTGAACTACTAGAGTTAATCATTCGGGCTTTGGGACTCGCCGAGCCTTTGAAGGAGAATGAAGTCGAGGCTGTTTCAGATGAAAGCAACACGAGTCCTCGAAATCTGCGCGTTCTGCTTGCCGAAGACAGTTTTCCGAATCAGAAATTGGCACTTGCCGTTTTGGATGCGGCCGGTCATCAAACCATGGTTGCTCACAATGGGCGTGAAGCTGTGGAGGCGGTTGAGCGGCATGTCTTTGACGTCATCTTGATGGACATTCAGATGCCGGAATTAGACGGGTTTCAGGCCACCGCCAAAATTCGATCTTACGAATCCAAACTTGGCAATCGGACGCCAATTATTGCGATGACTGCCCATGCTCTCGCCGGCGACAAAGAAAAGTGTCTGAATGCCGGAATGGATGACTATGTTTCCAAGCCCGTTCGACCAAACGAGTTGTTTGCGGCGATGAACCGTGTCGTCGAAGTTGAGCAGCCGGAAATGCTGCTCGAAGAAACCTCTGGTCACCAAACGTTGACGTATCACCCTCCGAATCATGACATAAAAATTCCGTGGAACCAGTTGCTTTGTCATGTCGCCGGAAACGAAGACACTTTGCTTGAAATCGTCCAAGCCTATCTGGATGAAATGGTCGACGTGGTGCCGCGCATCGATCGTGCGATTATCGAAGCCGATGCGACCACCGTTTGTAAGCAAGCGCACAAGCTGAAAAACGTGATGCGGTACTTTCGGCGAACCGACGAAACCGAATGGGCACAGGCGATTGAATCTCGAGGAGCTGAAGGGGAACTCGAGGATATCGGAGACGATTGGCAGCGTCTCCAGCAAGCCGCGACCGATCTACGAGTCGTACTCGATGATTATCTGGCCCTGCCCCACGAGGCATTCGATCGCAACGAAAAAACGAATCACGTCAACAACAGTCCGTGA
- a CDS encoding serine/threonine-protein kinase: MGQPSLESLRRIESICTRFENQWLSGEASIAPLLIEIEREQRSELFTELVALDIEYRRGRGEQPTEEHYQTIATRCGVSLPSQTLRSLLKTATNESPGTELSESEFSEADTSEISGPKSPTSDRYHFIEKVGSGGNGDVWRVYDQISQRTLAVKLLRHRRELDHNADARIEREALVTGKLQHPGIPPIYDRGRLADGTPYFSMKLIGGETLEDILLRDGDNERRIHCLGIFEQLTQTVAYAHSQGVIHRDLKPRNVMVGKFGEVQVMDWGMAKRLSNPTSVASHTSPSDGQSLPKSTSDFFDTTVTSTPSPNAIETWSKSDDESWEDISHSLTVAGDVMGTPAYMSPEQARGEIDALDRRSDVFTLGVILFEILTGSRLHHGTGVAEAMRRTATYDFGAVFERIDANEDNQELCRLCKRCLQNDPDARPADAGIVASEITAYLESAEQRARQADIRRREESVRSAEDSKRRRLQTRAAVLVAFISLLGTGVTYWQWQEASRANARASAALTLADDRFEQAQQVVDDFLSEVADDEGLLAKVPGTQPIRRRLLEQARDYYEVFLAESRDDRNMQFETALAYRRLGDIAQVIDPIGEEAMAYRNKVITICDSLLAEKPGDPELLQLHAESFLAIGMAHRFAKRPQLELKAFEQAKEGYERLIKTRGTDQDHFRIAIVFQRMGRTLYHLKNFDESESSLAEALRRSDAYWKEHQDDSEICLHLRDIHRTLGVLYGWGKGDWKQCNASFRKALEFSTLAAERSPGEFKYLDRVASDQMNLAMSCNHIQQYDEANANFLRCIDTLERLLEANPTVAEYRRKLANVYSNYGTYSNWRNRLDDALKYADKSYQVASELVANHPTGLQFRMDTMIATIESISCQMAIDRRDGLPVTESIDRVQPKLVAAIERSKRDLKAFPNARQIATRTAIDACLLRSPDVALAMELTQFVNTDPASVDQQSEAGLAAKALAFVRSGEHDRAWSLLESYSKPLKKMESRLIRCIATASIDIGNARQQRTTIEADWSDRKHYEYFNWMLRAEATALLK; the protein is encoded by the coding sequence GTGGGCCAGCCTTCTCTCGAATCTCTTCGCCGCATCGAGTCGATTTGCACTCGTTTTGAGAATCAATGGTTGTCCGGTGAAGCTTCGATTGCGCCTCTGCTGATAGAAATCGAAAGAGAGCAACGCAGCGAATTGTTTACCGAATTAGTCGCATTGGATATCGAATACCGCCGGGGCCGAGGAGAACAGCCAACCGAAGAACATTACCAAACCATCGCCACGCGGTGCGGTGTCAGCCTCCCATCGCAAACGCTGCGATCACTTTTGAAGACTGCGACAAACGAATCACCGGGGACTGAGCTATCGGAATCTGAGTTTTCCGAGGCTGATACTTCCGAAATCAGCGGACCAAAATCCCCCACTTCCGATCGCTATCATTTCATCGAGAAGGTTGGTTCAGGAGGCAACGGAGATGTCTGGCGTGTCTACGATCAGATCAGTCAACGCACGCTGGCCGTCAAATTGCTGCGCCATCGTCGTGAGCTGGATCACAACGCAGATGCCAGGATCGAACGTGAAGCACTGGTGACCGGAAAGTTACAACACCCAGGCATCCCACCAATCTATGACAGGGGTCGCCTCGCCGACGGGACGCCTTACTTTTCGATGAAACTGATTGGCGGCGAAACACTGGAAGACATTCTGCTTCGTGATGGTGATAACGAACGTCGCATCCATTGTTTAGGGATTTTCGAACAACTCACTCAAACGGTCGCCTACGCGCACAGCCAAGGCGTGATCCATCGTGATTTGAAACCACGCAACGTGATGGTCGGGAAATTCGGCGAAGTGCAAGTCATGGATTGGGGCATGGCAAAACGCTTGAGTAATCCTACGTCCGTCGCGTCCCACACTTCCCCATCCGATGGCCAGTCTTTGCCTAAATCGACGTCGGATTTTTTCGACACAACGGTTACCAGCACCCCGTCGCCAAACGCGATCGAAACGTGGTCCAAGTCGGATGACGAATCCTGGGAAGACATCAGCCATAGCTTGACCGTCGCAGGCGACGTGATGGGTACGCCGGCCTACATGTCACCTGAGCAAGCCAGAGGCGAAATCGATGCACTCGATCGCAGGTCCGATGTATTTACATTGGGTGTCATACTGTTCGAAATCTTGACTGGCTCGCGACTGCATCACGGGACAGGCGTGGCCGAAGCGATGCGTCGGACAGCAACCTACGACTTCGGGGCAGTGTTTGAGCGGATCGATGCGAACGAAGACAACCAAGAATTGTGTCGGTTATGCAAACGCTGCTTACAAAATGATCCCGATGCAAGACCAGCGGACGCGGGAATTGTCGCTTCTGAAATCACCGCTTACTTAGAAAGTGCCGAGCAGCGGGCACGACAAGCCGACATCCGACGCCGCGAGGAATCGGTACGATCTGCCGAAGATAGCAAACGCCGCCGACTTCAAACGCGAGCGGCCGTGTTGGTGGCGTTCATCTCCTTACTTGGAACGGGCGTGACCTATTGGCAATGGCAAGAAGCGAGTCGAGCGAACGCGCGAGCAAGTGCCGCCCTCACATTGGCCGATGACCGATTCGAACAAGCCCAACAGGTCGTTGATGATTTTCTATCGGAAGTCGCCGACGATGAAGGACTACTCGCTAAAGTCCCTGGCACTCAGCCGATTCGTCGTCGACTACTGGAGCAAGCACGAGACTACTATGAAGTTTTCTTGGCAGAATCCCGCGACGATCGAAACATGCAGTTTGAAACCGCACTGGCCTACCGGCGTCTCGGTGATATCGCTCAGGTCATCGACCCGATCGGTGAAGAGGCGATGGCCTATCGCAACAAAGTCATCACGATTTGTGACTCCCTGCTTGCCGAAAAACCTGGTGATCCGGAGCTTTTGCAACTACACGCGGAATCGTTCTTGGCGATCGGGATGGCTCACCGGTTCGCCAAACGTCCGCAGCTGGAACTCAAAGCGTTCGAACAGGCGAAAGAGGGGTACGAACGATTGATCAAGACGCGTGGGACCGACCAAGACCATTTCCGAATCGCGATCGTGTTTCAACGGATGGGGCGAACGCTGTATCACCTTAAAAACTTCGACGAAAGCGAATCAAGCTTGGCGGAAGCGCTGCGGCGGTCCGATGCGTACTGGAAAGAGCATCAAGACGATTCAGAAATCTGTCTTCATCTACGCGACATTCACCGAACGCTAGGTGTCCTTTATGGCTGGGGAAAAGGAGATTGGAAACAGTGCAATGCATCGTTCCGAAAAGCCCTTGAGTTTTCTACGCTGGCAGCCGAACGGTCGCCAGGAGAATTCAAGTACCTCGATCGTGTTGCCAGCGATCAGATGAATCTCGCGATGTCCTGCAACCACATTCAGCAGTATGATGAAGCGAACGCCAATTTTTTGAGGTGTATCGACACACTTGAACGATTGCTCGAAGCCAATCCAACAGTTGCCGAGTATCGTCGCAAACTTGCCAACGTCTATTCAAATTATGGGACGTACTCGAATTGGCGAAATCGACTCGATGATGCGCTAAAATACGCCGACAAATCGTATCAGGTTGCGTCAGAATTGGTTGCCAACCATCCCACGGGACTCCAGTTTCGAATGGATACGATGATCGCGACGATCGAATCTATTTCATGCCAAATGGCAATCGATCGGCGCGATGGGCTACCCGTTACCGAATCGATCGATCGGGTACAGCCAAAACTGGTCGCTGCGATCGAACGATCCAAGCGGGACCTAAAAGCGTTTCCAAATGCCCGTCAAATCGCGACGCGTACGGCGATCGATGCGTGTCTACTTCGATCCCCCGACGTGGCGTTGGCAATGGAGTTGACACAGTTTGTCAATACGGATCCGGCATCCGTGGATCAACAATCCGAAGCCGGGCTGGCGGCCAAGGCGCTCGCTTTTGTTCGCAGTGGAGAACACGATCGAGCCTGGAGCCTACTGGAGTCCTACTCGAAACCACTCAAAAAAATGGAAAGCAGATTGATCCGCTGTATCGCTACCGCCTCAATTGATATTGGAAACGCCCGCCAACAGCGAACGACGATCGAAGCAGATTGGTCGGATCGCAAACATTACGAGTACTTCAATTGGATGCTGCGTGCCGAGGCAACGGCGCTTTTAAAGTGA
- a CDS encoding ECF-type sigma factor, protein MSDLLFNHGDESGEVTNWFRNLENGDEQAAEKLWEYCFPKMLAHSKRRLPPNFRKALDEEDIALSAFRSLCSRARRGHLQSIQGRDELIKLLTVITTRKTLNHIKFESREKRGSGKVRGESWFFSSRDHSHANSGSAMEQCEAAVDTPALMAQYTEQCKRMLDELQDPVLETIVLLRLEGYGIDEIAERMGCAKRTVERRLKLIREIWKQHQC, encoded by the coding sequence ATGTCAGATCTGCTGTTCAATCATGGCGACGAAAGCGGAGAAGTGACGAACTGGTTTCGAAACTTGGAGAACGGCGACGAACAGGCGGCCGAGAAGTTATGGGAATACTGTTTTCCCAAAATGTTGGCCCATTCCAAACGCCGTTTACCGCCGAATTTTCGCAAAGCACTCGACGAAGAAGACATCGCCCTGAGTGCCTTTCGCAGCTTGTGCTCGCGAGCCCGGCGAGGTCACCTGCAGAGCATTCAAGGGCGCGACGAGCTGATCAAATTGCTCACCGTCATCACGACACGCAAGACGCTTAATCACATTAAATTCGAATCACGAGAAAAACGTGGTTCGGGAAAGGTTCGTGGCGAGTCGTGGTTTTTTTCCAGTCGCGATCACTCGCACGCGAATTCCGGATCGGCGATGGAGCAGTGTGAAGCTGCTGTCGACACGCCGGCGTTAATGGCACAGTACACCGAGCAGTGCAAACGAATGCTCGATGAACTCCAGGACCCAGTTTTAGAAACCATCGTCCTGCTGCGTTTAGAAGGCTATGGTATCGACGAGATCGCCGAGCGGATGGGCTGTGCCAAACGTACCGTCGAACGTCGGCTGAAGCTGATTCGTGAAATCTGGAAACAGCATCAGTGCTGA